The stretch of DNA TGGGCGCCGCCTTGCCGGCGACGAGTCCGATGGGGTGGGCCGCGTCGGCGATCAGATAGGCGCCGACCTCGTCGGCGACCGAGCGGAAGAAGGCGTAGTCGATGTGGCGGGGGTAGGCGATGGAGCCGCACACGATCGCCTTGGGCCGGTGCGCGTGGGCGAGCGTGCGCACCTGCTGGTGATCGATGAGTCCGGTCTCGGCGTCGACGCCGTAGCCGACGAAGTCGAACCAGCGGCCGGAGAAGTTCGCGGGCGAGCCGTGCGTGAGGTGTCCGCCGTAGGGCAGGCCGAGGGCGAGGACGGTGTCGCCGGGCCGCAGCAGCGCCGCGTACGCGGCGAGCACCGCGGACGAGCCCGAGTGGGCCTGCACGTTGGCGTGTTCGGCACCGAACAGGGCCTTGGCCCGCCCTACGGCGAGGCGTTCGGCGACGTCGACGATCTCGCAGCCGCCGTGGTGCCGGGCGCCGGGATAGCCCTCGGCGTACTTGTTCGCCAGCACCGAGCCGAGCGTGGCGAGCACCGCCGGCGAGGTGAAGTTCTCGGCCGCGATCAACTGGAGCGTCGTCGACTGCCGGTCGAGCTCCCCGAGCAGGACGTCGGCCAGTTCGGGGTCCTGCCGGCGCAGGAGATCGGCCTCGAGAACGGGGATGACCGACATGTCGGGCTCCGGGCGGTCGACGTTGACGTACGTCCAATGTAGGCCCACCAGCCCCACCCCGCGCGGCCCCTTACGCCGACACGGCTACCCCTCGCGTGCCTCTCGGCGCACACCCGCGCGACGCCGGCAGCCGGGCCCGGGAGACCGAGCGGCGAGCCCCACGTGCACACGTGCGGGCACGCCCCAGCCGCACCTCTCCCCCGTCCACGCGCCTCCCGTCGACGGGCCTCGGGGAGCGCGACGAGCGCCGGGTCCCCCACGGGCCGACAGGTCCCTCCAGCCGGGCCGTACGGCCCACGGAGCCTCCGCCGGGGTCCCCGAGCCACGTACGAGCGTGCGGCCCGCCAGACGCCCGACAGGGCACGCGCCGAGGCCGACCACCGACACAACCCACGCACGCCCCAGACCGGAGCAGGCCGACCGGACCCGCGCGCGACCCAAACGGGCCGCCCTCCGCCGGACACGCCGCAGACACGCGTCAAGGCCATCCCCGACGCAACCCGGAGGCCGCACCGACACGGCCCACGACGCACCCACACCACGCCCGCCCGGCCGGAGCAGGCCGCCGGTCCGGGCACGCCCCGTGCACGGCCCCACAGGGCGCCTTCAGCCAGGACTCGGGCTCTCCAACGCCAGGCGCCTCACAGGCGCACGCCAAAGGCCGCCGCCGACGCAGTCACGGCACACCCGCACCACGCCCACCGGCCCGAGCAGGCCAACCGGACCCGACGCGACCCGTGTGCGGCCCCGAAGGGCACCCCTGGCCCCCGAGCCGGGTCCCGGGCCTCCCCGTCCGCCAGAAGCTCCGCAGACGCGCGCCGAGGCCGTCACCCGGCGCGACCCTTGCGCGACCTCACGGAGCACCCCGGCTCCCGCGCCGGAGCGCTTCAGTTGCTGGGTGGTCGGCGGCCGTCCCCGGAGGTGGATAGCCGTCCGCTGCGAGGCCCGGCGGGCGTCAGGCGCGGGCCGGGACTCCCGTCAGAGCCGTTACCACCGGGTCCAGGGCCTGGTGTATCTCGTCGCCGACCGAGCGGAAGAACGTCAGGGGGGC from Streptomyces sp. 6-11-2 encodes:
- the glyA gene encoding serine hydroxymethyltransferase produces the protein MSVIPVLEADLLRRQDPELADVLLGELDRQSTTLQLIAAENFTSPAVLATLGSVLANKYAEGYPGARHHGGCEIVDVAERLAVGRAKALFGAEHANVQAHSGSSAVLAAYAALLRPGDTVLALGLPYGGHLTHGSPANFSGRWFDFVGYGVDAETGLIDHQQVRTLAHAHRPKAIVCGSIAYPRHIDYAFFRSVADEVGAYLIADAAHPIGLVAGKAAPNPVPYADVVCATTHKVLRGPRGGMLLCGGELAERVDRAVFPFTQGGAQMHTIAAKAVAFGEAATPAFSAYAHQVVANARVLAARLAAEGLTVTTGGTDTHLITADPAPLGIEGRTARGRLAAAGIVLDCCALPHADSRGLRLGTAAVTSQGMGQQEMEWIAVLFGKVLRGEVDGASAREDVRELTVRFPPYPG